A genomic stretch from Flavobacterium humidisoli includes:
- a CDS encoding glycosyl hydrolase family 32 has protein sequence MYSGSGFSNWEIGDVDVFIDEKGIHHLFHLIIPNHDYIAHAISKDGLSWKRVKNALFVGDPGEWDDDMLWTMHISKKSDGEGYEMYYTGLKRQDKGIEQKVGRAISTDLLTWKKENLYGLPFKSEAPHYEGKNNNPRQWISFRDPFKYQYKGEDYLLICARSASGPTYRRGCIGVAKREKEGYVLQKPLHIPYVYDDVECPCVFEIKGTHYLLGSIREDIKIRYWSSPEFRGEYSAFHNNVLMPQGNYAARVVKDGKHFLVYNFYFADGNVNTHRVIPPPKELDVDKSGRLLLKSYYYWEKLYQKTIYQKDLPHPLPILGNPTAEFVLENENKWRFGCRSGYEIYGFEKPSNDFVWEGTLSVEGMGKTGFVIECDKEGTGYYISIDFMNGFVQFRAWGFNEKDVKNNFIFENIQTNQFEISEEKQISFKIIRYGNYYELSINDIVKLTLLDFKYNEGKVGIYVCSAVISISDSKIHVIPEPENEYAASDPEKYDNELQPNSLI, from the coding sequence ATGTATTCAGGTTCAGGATTTAGCAATTGGGAAATTGGAGATGTTGATGTATTTATAGATGAAAAAGGAATTCATCATTTATTTCATTTAATTATTCCAAATCATGATTATATCGCTCATGCCATTTCAAAAGATGGTCTTTCGTGGAAACGAGTAAAAAATGCCTTATTTGTTGGCGATCCTGGAGAATGGGACGATGATATGTTATGGACCATGCACATCAGCAAAAAGTCAGATGGCGAAGGTTATGAAATGTATTATACAGGTCTTAAACGCCAAGATAAGGGAATTGAACAAAAAGTAGGAAGAGCCATTTCTACCGATCTGCTTACTTGGAAGAAAGAAAATCTATACGGACTTCCTTTTAAAAGTGAAGCTCCCCATTATGAGGGCAAGAATAATAATCCGCGTCAATGGATAAGCTTTCGTGACCCATTCAAATACCAATACAAAGGAGAAGATTATTTGCTAATCTGTGCCCGAAGCGCCTCTGGACCAACATATCGCAGAGGCTGTATTGGTGTAGCCAAAAGAGAAAAAGAAGGTTATGTGCTGCAAAAACCGCTTCATATTCCGTACGTGTATGATGATGTAGAATGCCCGTGTGTATTTGAAATTAAAGGAACGCATTATCTATTGGGATCTATCAGAGAAGATATTAAAATCCGTTATTGGTCTTCACCAGAATTTAGGGGAGAATATTCTGCATTTCACAACAATGTACTGATGCCACAAGGAAACTATGCCGCCAGAGTGGTCAAAGATGGAAAACATTTCTTGGTTTATAATTTCTATTTTGCGGACGGAAACGTCAATACTCATCGTGTAATCCCGCCACCAAAAGAATTGGATGTCGATAAGAGCGGAAGACTTCTTTTGAAAAGTTATTATTATTGGGAAAAACTGTATCAGAAAACCATTTATCAAAAAGATTTGCCTCACCCCTTGCCTATTTTAGGAAATCCGACAGCAGAGTTTGTTTTGGAAAATGAAAACAAATGGCGATTTGGATGCCGAAGCGGTTATGAAATTTATGGTTTCGAAAAGCCATCAAACGATTTTGTTTGGGAAGGAACATTATCTGTAGAAGGAATGGGAAAAACGGGTTTTGTAATTGAATGCGATAAAGAAGGAACGGGATATTATATTTCGATTGATTTTATGAATGGTTTTGTGCAGTTTAGAGCTTGGGGATTTAATGAAAAGGATGTGAAGAATAATTTTATCTTTGAAAACATCCAAACCAATCAGTTTGAAATTAGTGAAGAAAAACAGATTTCCTTTAAAATTATCCGCTACGGAAATTATTATGAACTTTCTATAAATGACATTGTAAAACTAACTTTATTGGATTTTAAATACAACGAAGGAAAAGTCGGAATCTATGTCTGTTCGGCTGTAATTTCGATAAGCGATTCTAAAATTCATGTCATTCCAGAACCTGAAAACGAATATGCAGCTTCTGATCCTGAAAAATATGATAATGAGTTACAACCCAATTCTTTAATTTAA
- a CDS encoding NAD(P)/FAD-dependent oxidoreductase, which yields MRTNPDVLIIGGGLAGLASALHLSKKGLKVILIEKNTYPKHKVCGEYISNEILPYLFWLDLDIRKLRPTIISNFEFTAQNGKTAKTKLPLGGFGISRYELDHFLLQKAVQNGCTIITDNVNHISFENDIFTVTTSEEILSSKIVLGAYGKRSNIDQVLSRDFISKKSPWLAVKGHYKGSFDESLVALYNFQGGYCGVSKVENDVINICYLADFDTFKKYKNIEEYQKSVLYKNKKLKGIFENSTSLFEKPLTISQISFDKKEPVENHILMIGDTAGLIHPMCGNGMAMAIHSAKIASELVLDFYYGKIESRSEFEKKYIKEWKKHFSKRLFFGRILAKALTHKNLTYIMTTIAASIPALLSFIIKQTHGRPITIE from the coding sequence ATGAGAACAAACCCTGATGTACTTATTATTGGAGGCGGTCTTGCTGGCCTGGCAAGTGCTTTACACTTATCCAAAAAAGGATTGAAGGTTATTCTTATCGAAAAAAATACCTACCCGAAACATAAAGTCTGCGGAGAATATATCTCAAATGAAATCCTGCCTTATTTATTTTGGCTGGATTTAGATATTAGGAAACTTCGTCCAACCATTATTTCAAATTTTGAATTTACAGCTCAAAATGGAAAAACAGCAAAAACTAAACTCCCACTGGGCGGTTTCGGAATAAGCCGTTATGAATTGGATCATTTTTTGCTTCAAAAAGCGGTCCAAAATGGCTGTACCATTATAACCGATAATGTCAACCATATTTCTTTTGAAAATGACATTTTTACTGTAACAACTTCTGAAGAAATTCTTTCATCCAAAATAGTATTAGGCGCTTACGGCAAAAGATCGAATATTGATCAAGTTTTGTCAAGAGATTTCATTTCTAAAAAATCACCTTGGCTTGCCGTAAAAGGACATTATAAAGGAAGTTTTGACGAAAGTCTTGTTGCTTTGTATAATTTTCAAGGCGGTTATTGTGGCGTTTCAAAAGTCGAAAACGACGTTATAAATATTTGCTACTTAGCCGATTTCGATACTTTTAAAAAATATAAAAACATCGAAGAGTACCAAAAATCAGTGCTTTATAAAAATAAAAAATTGAAAGGTATTTTTGAAAACAGCACTTCCCTATTCGAAAAACCTTTAACAATCAGTCAGATTTCATTCGATAAAAAAGAACCTGTAGAAAATCACATTTTAATGATTGGAGATACTGCAGGATTAATTCATCCAATGTGCGGCAACGGAATGGCAATGGCCATTCATAGCGCTAAAATAGCTTCTGAACTAGTACTTGATTTTTATTATGGAAAAATAGAATCAAGAAGCGAATTTGAAAAAAAATACATTAAAGAATGGAAAAAACATTTCAGCAAAAGACTATTCTTTGGTAGAATTTTGGCCAAAGCGCTGACACATAAAAATTTGACTTATATAATGACAACGATTGCAGCATCAATTCCTGCTTTACTTTCGTTCATTATAAAACAAACGCACGGGCGACCAATAACAATTGAATAA
- a CDS encoding Crp/Fnr family transcriptional regulator, whose translation MPQSPSPEDVKRVFENYFTADMNIWKGFSEKIRVREFDKSEIIKDYHGVEKYLNIIIKGSAGLFVWDGKRDICINLLYENSFISDYMSFLNQQPSVIKTEALEDVTLWSISHQDLNELYQRSETGLRIGKAISEMLYVRKQQEQINLLTLSPQERYLKLIEGRPEIFQRTPLKIIASYLGLTAESLSRIRKRVMEK comes from the coding sequence ATGCCACAAAGTCCTTCTCCAGAAGATGTAAAACGAGTTTTCGAAAATTATTTTACTGCTGATATGAATATCTGGAAGGGATTTTCGGAAAAAATTAGAGTCCGTGAATTTGACAAATCTGAAATTATAAAAGATTATCACGGTGTCGAAAAATATCTTAACATCATCATCAAAGGATCTGCAGGGTTATTTGTTTGGGATGGCAAAAGAGATATCTGCATTAATCTTCTTTACGAAAATAGTTTTATTAGCGATTATATGTCTTTCTTAAATCAGCAGCCGTCTGTTATTAAAACCGAGGCTTTAGAAGATGTAACGCTCTGGTCTATTTCTCATCAAGATTTAAATGAATTGTACCAAAGATCAGAAACCGGCTTGCGAATCGGAAAAGCCATTTCTGAAATGCTTTATGTGCGTAAACAGCAAGAACAAATTAACCTATTGACACTTTCACCGCAAGAACGTTATTTAAAACTTATAGAAGGGCGTCCAGAAATTTTTCAAAGAACGCCACTTAAAATCATCGCTTCCTATTTGGGATTGACGGCCGAAAGTTTAAGCCGAATTCGAAAAAGAGTTATGGAAAAATGA
- a CDS encoding CPBP family intramembrane glutamic endopeptidase, producing MKNKINFGAIIVYYVIAVICRYAAVKTNLLSGIENPYLAILLRGIGPALGALAAIKIFSLDNPMSLKGIYKNALVPFAVYWILPAVLIASVYYFTIGKFPILLMFTVLAYGLLEEIGWRGFLQEQLKSLPKFTSILVIAVLWFAWHLNFEITPSNMIFFGIIFFGSWGIGKVYTSTGSLLAVAGVHSLNNFFRNGLHETELTLIAVLLVIWVGFIILYNRKYKTAVNPA from the coding sequence ATGAAAAATAAAATCAACTTTGGCGCTATTATAGTTTATTACGTAATTGCGGTAATCTGCAGATATGCAGCTGTTAAAACCAATTTATTATCTGGAATAGAAAATCCGTATTTGGCCATTCTACTCCGCGGTATTGGTCCTGCTTTAGGAGCTTTGGCTGCAATAAAAATATTCTCGCTTGATAATCCAATGTCATTAAAAGGAATTTATAAAAATGCTCTAGTTCCGTTTGCCGTTTATTGGATTCTTCCTGCCGTTTTAATTGCAAGTGTTTATTACTTTACCATCGGTAAATTCCCAATATTATTAATGTTTACGGTTTTAGCTTACGGGCTTTTAGAAGAAATCGGTTGGCGTGGATTTTTACAAGAACAGTTGAAATCGCTTCCTAAATTTACTTCGATATTGGTTATTGCTGTACTTTGGTTTGCCTGGCATTTAAACTTCGAAATAACGCCAAGCAATATGATTTTCTTCGGAATCATTTTCTTCGGAAGTTGGGGAATCGGAAAAGTATATACTTCGACAGGATCGTTATTGGCAGTTGCAGGAGTACATTCGCTAAATAATTTTTTCCGTAATGGCTTGCATGAAACAGAACTTACTTTAATTGCAGTTTTATTAGTGATATGGGTTGGTTTTATTATTCTTTATAACAGAAAATATAAAACTGCAGTAAATCCTGCATAG
- a CDS encoding PPC domain-containing DNA-binding protein — MNIQPLKIGMALVLLMSLSFANAQQKDAEKCRYTKTPQGYLMVLREGDNVLELIEKLAKEQNIPSANFTGIGFAQDATFGFYDFSQKKFHPKTFNKVEMGSITGSIAWSGDKPSIHMHGVATDDKFDAYGGHILGLKVGTGSMEIYITVNSEKLERKIEQPLNANVLQLPCLK, encoded by the coding sequence ATGAATATTCAACCCCTTAAAATCGGTATGGCATTAGTGCTTTTAATGTCTCTTAGTTTCGCTAATGCCCAACAAAAAGATGCTGAAAAATGCCGTTATACCAAAACACCTCAAGGTTATCTGATGGTTCTTCGCGAAGGCGATAATGTTTTGGAATTAATTGAAAAATTAGCCAAAGAGCAAAATATTCCGTCAGCAAATTTTACTGGAATTGGTTTTGCGCAAGATGCTACTTTCGGTTTTTATGATTTTAGCCAAAAGAAATTTCATCCCAAAACTTTCAATAAAGTAGAAATGGGAAGCATTACGGGATCTATCGCTTGGAGTGGCGACAAACCTTCGATACACATGCACGGAGTTGCAACCGATGATAAATTTGATGCTTACGGCGGACATATACTTGGACTGAAAGTTGGAACGGGTTCAATGGAAATTTATATCACCGTGAATTCTGAAAAACTAGAAAGAAAAATTGAGCAACCACTAAACGCTAACGTTTTACAATTGCCTTGTTTAAAGTAG
- a CDS encoding type III polyketide synthase: MSVKIITAVKQLPQYSRTTEEILPLVDVWLEGQEERFIKKVKKIFEGASVDKRYSIMEPSEVFTATSFEEKNDIYSREMIVLGHQVLEKALEKTGWDPQSLDYIITVSCTGIMIPSLDAYLINKMKLRQDIVRLPITEMGCAAGISGIIYAKNFLKSNPGKRAAVIAVESPTATFQLDDFSMPNIVSAAIFGDGAACCLLSSKEEDPGPEILDEQMYHFYDAEHMMGFKLTNGGLQMVLDIEVPDTIASHFGDIIHPFLKQNNLEIKDIDHMIFHPGGKKIVTTVESLFAGLEKNIDDTKEILKQYGNMSSATVLYVLENIMNRNPKKGEKGLMLSFGPGFSAQRVLLQW, from the coding sequence ATGAGTGTAAAGATAATCACGGCTGTTAAACAGCTTCCGCAATATTCTCGAACGACCGAAGAAATACTTCCGCTTGTAGACGTATGGCTTGAAGGTCAGGAAGAGCGCTTTATCAAAAAAGTAAAAAAGATATTTGAAGGCGCTTCTGTAGACAAGCGCTATTCTATCATGGAACCTTCAGAAGTTTTTACTGCAACTTCATTTGAAGAAAAAAATGACATTTACAGTCGTGAAATGATTGTTTTAGGACATCAAGTTCTCGAAAAAGCATTAGAGAAAACAGGCTGGGATCCGCAGAGTTTAGATTACATCATTACCGTAAGCTGTACGGGAATTATGATTCCTTCACTCGATGCTTATTTGATTAATAAAATGAAATTAAGACAAGATATCGTCCGCCTTCCTATAACCGAAATGGGTTGCGCGGCGGGAATATCCGGAATTATTTATGCCAAGAATTTCCTGAAATCAAATCCAGGTAAACGAGCAGCGGTAATTGCGGTAGAATCGCCAACTGCAACTTTTCAGCTCGATGATTTCTCTATGCCGAATATTGTAAGCGCAGCTATTTTTGGAGATGGAGCGGCTTGTTGTTTATTGTCATCAAAAGAAGAAGATCCTGGTCCTGAAATTCTAGATGAACAGATGTATCATTTTTATGATGCCGAACATATGATGGGCTTCAAATTAACCAACGGCGGATTGCAAATGGTTTTAGATATTGAAGTTCCAGATACCATTGCTTCTCATTTTGGCGATATCATTCATCCTTTTTTAAAGCAGAATAATCTTGAAATTAAAGATATTGACCACATGATTTTTCATCCTGGCGGAAAAAAAATCGTAACAACTGTTGAATCGCTTTTTGCTGGATTGGAAAAAAATATTGACGATACTAAAGAGATTCTCAAACAATACGGCAATATGTCGAGCGCAACAGTTTTATATGTTTTAGAAAACATTATGAATCGAAATCCGAAAAAAGGAGAAAAAGGTTTAATGTTGAGTTTTGGTCCAGGATTTTCGGCACAAAGAGTTTTATTGCAATGGTAA
- a CDS encoding methyltransferase domain-containing protein produces the protein MSVNTKYRTEEIEIMDDFSLQSEELIGALDKIASINQLLGGNKLTLHGIKELLKKTDTSQTITIADIGCGNGDMLRMLAKYGKKRNLQFKLIGIDANAFTIDYAKKLSKDFPNIEYICMDIFSEDFNQLKYDIVLCTLTLHHFATHQIAEVMAILNQNASIGIVVNDLHRSKIAYRLFELISVVFNLNKMSRNDGLISILKGFKKNELEHFSEKLNLKNYSINWKWAFRYQWIITKI, from the coding sequence ATGAGTGTAAACACTAAATATCGAACAGAAGAAATAGAAATAATGGATGATTTTTCGCTTCAAAGCGAAGAGCTTATTGGTGCGTTAGATAAAATTGCTTCTATTAATCAATTGCTTGGCGGAAATAAACTGACGCTTCACGGCATAAAAGAACTTTTAAAAAAGACAGACACTTCTCAAACCATTACCATTGCCGATATTGGATGTGGAAATGGAGATATGCTGAGAATGCTTGCCAAATATGGGAAAAAGCGAAATCTTCAATTCAAATTAATTGGAATCGACGCCAATGCTTTTACAATTGATTATGCCAAGAAACTCTCAAAAGATTTCCCCAATATTGAATATATCTGTATGGATATTTTTAGCGAAGATTTCAATCAGCTCAAATACGATATTGTTTTGTGCACGCTAACGCTGCATCATTTTGCAACCCATCAAATTGCAGAAGTAATGGCTATTTTAAACCAAAATGCTTCGATTGGCATTGTTGTAAATGATCTTCATAGAAGTAAAATTGCATATCGATTGTTTGAGCTCATAAGCGTTGTTTTCAATCTCAATAAAATGTCGCGCAACGATGGTTTGATTTCTATTTTAAAAGGATTCAAAAAAAACGAATTGGAGCATTTCTCCGAAAAACTAAATCTAAAAAACTATTCCATAAACTGGAAATGGGCCTTTCGCTACCAGTGGATAATTACTAAAATATGA